The window TACTGTGGTGGCCATGGCCCCCACTGCATTGCCCAGTTTAACTGCTTCCTCCATGGGGTAACCTTTTAACAGGCCTGCAATAAAGCCCGCTGCAAAACCATCACCTGCACCAATGGGATCCACCACCTTATCAATGAGATAGCCCCGAACCAATTTATGCTCTGTGGGGGTTGCATAATAGGCACCCTTCTTACCCAGCTTGACCACAACCTTCTGGACCCCTAAAGCCAAAAATTGAGCAGCAATTTTTCCCGGGTCGGTCTCGCCTAAGAGGATTTCACCTTCGCTAACCCCTGGTAAAATAATATCTGAACTGGCAGCTAATTCCATTATCACCTGACGTGCCCTATCTTTCTCCCATAACTTCAGGCGAATATTGGGATCTAAACATATGGCTACACCCCGTCTTTTAGCTATTGCGATAGCCTCTTTGATAGTCTGGTGGCAAGACTCGCTCAGTGCCGGCGTAATGCCGCTGATGTGCAGTATCTTAGCCGAACCAATATAGTCGGCATCAAGATCTGCCGGTGACATCCGGCTGGCCGCTGAATCTTTGCGGTAATAATAAACTTTACTTTCCCCGTATTCCCGCCGCTCTTTGAAGTACAAGCCGGTGGGGGCCGAGACATCAAATTTTACCTGGGATGTATCCACACCCTCACCCTGAATAAAGGAAAGTACATATTTACCAAACTCATCATTGCCCAGTCGGCTAATCCACCCGGCACTGCGTCCTAATCTAACCACACCGATGGCAAAATTGGATTCTGCACCACCAATTTGTTTAGTAAACTGACTAATATATTTTAATGGTCCTGAGCTTTCGGGGTTCATTAAAACCATTGTTTCACCTAATGTAACAACCTCTGGCATAATCTTCACCTACCTGTTTCGTAAAAGCGCCCATTACTATAGTTGCTTTTAGCTTTTAGTCTTTAGCCATTAGCTTTTAGATAGTTGGCTAATGCTAACTAGGCACGCTCCTGTCTAACTGTCTGTACAACTTGAATATATTCCTTAGCCCTTGCTACAACCTTCTTAGTTCCCCCTTCAGCCATGGCTTTGAACAAATCCGTGGTTCCTAGGGAAGTCACCCCAGCCCTTAAAAAATCAGCAGCATTGTTTATATTTACCCCACCCACCGCCATCATCTGGGTCTGGGGATAAGGTCCTAAAATATTTTTAAAATATTGGGTTCCCAGCACTCCGGCGGGAAATATTTTTACCATCTTAGCTCCCCAGCGGATGGCCTGAATAACTTCCGTGGGGGTCATTGCTCCTGGTACCACTGGCCTGCCATATAGATTTCCCACCTCAATAACTTCCTGCGAAAGATGTGGACTAAGAATAAACTGAGCACCCGCGGCAATCACCAGGGAGGCTGTTTCTTTATCCAAAACGGTACCTGCCCCCACAAACATTTCCTTGCCAAAGTAGGCCCTGAGCTGACTAATCATGTCAATGGCCCCGGGGGTGTTGCAGGTCACCTCCACCGCCTTTATGCCCCCTTCCTGTAGGGCACTTACCAAAGGAATCAATTCTTCTTTTTTAACACCACGAACGATGGAAACCACTCCGGTTTCCTTTACACAATCAAAGTTCACCTAAGTTCACCTCATATCTTCAGCTAATCGACCTCATATATTTCACCATGTAAAACATTGTTCCAGATAATGAAAGAAGCATGCCCCTTAAGGACAATACCCCAGACGATGGGAAATCTTTAACCCCGTCTCCCTTATCTTAGCCGCCAATTCGGGAACCCTTTCTCTTGTTACTCGGGATTCTGGACCTGCAACACTAATGGAAGCAATCACCTGCCCTGAATGATCCCAAACTGGTGCAGCAACGCAGCGAATACCCAATTCGTTTTCTACCTCGTCAATTGAAAAACCCTGCAGCTTGATTTCTGCCAAATGTTTTAGCATTTCATCTATATCCGTAATCGTATTAGGTGTTTTGCGAGGCATCCCCTTTTCTTGAAGAATTTTTACCACTTCTTCCTGGGGCAGAAAAGCCAGTATGGCCTTGCCAACCCCTGTACTGTGTACCGGACCCCTACGACCAACCTGCGAATACATGCGAATGGTACTAGGACATTCCACTTTATCAATGTAAACAATCTCTCCCTGCCGGAGAACACACAGGTGCACAACCTCATTGGCAAATTGCATAAGTTCTTCCAGGAAAGGCCTGGCCTCCTGGCGCACTTCCATATTAGTCAGCATCTTATTGCTTAGCTCGATTATTTTTAACCCCAGCTTATATCTTTCCGTCTCAGAATCTTGCTCCACAAATCCCCTCTGGGCTAAGGTGCCAAGGAGGCGATGAACAGTACTTTTATGCAGGTCCACTTCATGGGCCAGTTCAGTAACCCCCAACCCCTTTTGGTAATTTCCTAAAACCTCTAAAATTTTAAGGGCCCTTTCCAGGGACTGAACAGTTTGTCCAATACGTGTGGTCAAAGGTATCACCCACTTTCGCCAATTTGATAAGTCATCTGCTTTTCAGAAAGGATATCTCTATTAAACAACAATGAGGGTAACACCTTTAAATTTTACAAAAGATAGAAAAACTCCTCCTCCACCCATTATAAATACTTTTTAATTATAATCTCGTGATTAAATTGCCGGATTCATCATAATGAAAGGACTCCAGTTCACCTAATATCTCAATTTGTGAATTGGCCATTGCCTCTGGCAGCAGTCCCTCTGAAATATAGATTTCCTCCAGATGCAGGGAATTTTTGATACGTACTATCCTGAGCTTCTCCGGTTGTAAACAATAGGAGGTTTTGATGGCACACCGGATGGCATAGTCATCACTGCGCATCACCATAGGAATGCGTACGGTGGGAGGGAAAGCTGCTGTAAGGGCATTAATATAGGTTTTGGCCATATTAAAGCTATCATAGAGCCGCATGGTTGTAATATCTGCAGGTGCCACACCGTTACCATTTCCCTCGGTTCTTTCACTTAAACCCAGTACCACAATGCGCTCTGTTACCAGCTCACCTTTGGCAAAGGTGGTGGAAAAACGCCCAGTAACATTGGGGTCCATACCGTCACCGCTGATATCCTTGCCTATCTCATCCACCACTAAAATATCCAATGGGTTAAAAAGAATCTTGGGCATTAGTTCCTTGGCCTTCTTAAGGAGCTGGGGCTCCACTGCCAAAATCTCATCCACTGGAACAGCATGGATTTCTGAGGTTTGATCATAGGCATTTTCTAAAATAGCAATTCCAAAGAGTAAATTAGCCTTTTCAAAGGTTATTTTACTGGCAGGGATTAATTTTTGATCAAAATGATTCATCCCTAACTGGTGGCAGGACTCGGCACCCTTTTGTTTGCCCAACCCTATTACACTCATCTTTACAATGCCGCTTTCAATGACACCACGGAAAGCAGTGTGGGGCTTAATGCGGTTGATAATGATAACCCCATCTGCTGCCAACACATGCTTGTCCACAAAGACCGGCAGGCCATTGGCTTCACCCACCTGCTCTACTTCCATCGAAGAAAGAATTGGCACTCCCATAGACTCTTCGGTAATACCCAAGGTCTCCAATACTTCTTTCTGACCTTCGGCAGTGGCTCCACCATGGCTGCCCATAGCCGGGATAATAAAGGGCTCTACACCCCGGGTTGTTAGAAATTCCAGGGTGGTTTTGGTAATTTGAGCAATATTAGCAATGCCG is drawn from Desulforamulus ruminis DSM 2154 and contains these coding sequences:
- a CDS encoding sugar kinase; the protein is MPEVVTLGETMVLMNPESSGPLKYISQFTKQIGGAESNFAIGVVRLGRSAGWISRLGNDEFGKYVLSFIQGEGVDTSQVKFDVSAPTGLYFKERREYGESKVYYYRKDSAASRMSPADLDADYIGSAKILHISGITPALSESCHQTIKEAIAIAKRRGVAICLDPNIRLKLWEKDRARQVIMELAASSDIILPGVSEGEILLGETDPGKIAAQFLALGVQKVVVKLGKKGAYYATPTEHKLVRGYLIDKVVDPIGAGDGFAAGFIAGLLKGYPMEEAVKLGNAVGAMATTVIGDVEGLPTMDEVAVFRGYKEGVDR
- a CDS encoding bifunctional 4-hydroxy-2-oxoglutarate aldolase/2-dehydro-3-deoxy-phosphogluconate aldolase; the protein is MNFDCVKETGVVSIVRGVKKEELIPLVSALQEGGIKAVEVTCNTPGAIDMISQLRAYFGKEMFVGAGTVLDKETASLVIAAGAQFILSPHLSQEVIEVGNLYGRPVVPGAMTPTEVIQAIRWGAKMVKIFPAGVLGTQYFKNILGPYPQTQMMAVGGVNINNAADFLRAGVTSLGTTDLFKAMAEGGTKKVVARAKEYIQVVQTVRQERA
- a CDS encoding IclR family transcriptional regulator produces the protein MTTRIGQTVQSLERALKILEVLGNYQKGLGVTELAHEVDLHKSTVHRLLGTLAQRGFVEQDSETERYKLGLKIIELSNKMLTNMEVRQEARPFLEELMQFANEVVHLCVLRQGEIVYIDKVECPSTIRMYSQVGRRGPVHSTGVGKAILAFLPQEEVVKILQEKGMPRKTPNTITDIDEMLKHLAEIKLQGFSIDEVENELGIRCVAAPVWDHSGQVIASISVAGPESRVTRERVPELAAKIRETGLKISHRLGYCP
- a CDS encoding lactate racemase domain-containing protein; translation: MPILGDFSEIERILDEVSVPRFVKVRQLFHAPKIERVDAAVFEELNKEKIKKLLRPGMRVAVAVGSRGIANIAQITKTTLEFLTTRGVEPFIIPAMGSHGGATAEGQKEVLETLGITEESMGVPILSSMEVEQVGEANGLPVFVDKHVLAADGVIIINRIKPHTAFRGVIESGIVKMSVIGLGKQKGAESCHQLGMNHFDQKLIPASKITFEKANLLFGIAILENAYDQTSEIHAVPVDEILAVEPQLLKKAKELMPKILFNPLDILVVDEIGKDISGDGMDPNVTGRFSTTFAKGELVTERIVVLGLSERTEGNGNGVAPADITTMRLYDSFNMAKTYINALTAAFPPTVRIPMVMRSDDYAIRCAIKTSYCLQPEKLRIVRIKNSLHLEEIYISEGLLPEAMANSQIEILGELESFHYDESGNLITRL